A section of the Pleurocapsa minor HA4230-MV1 genome encodes:
- a CDS encoding AraC family transcriptional regulator yields MSTNISTPSLLTSSDRANWTGVSLEHYLYPAYETPEHTLNEHHICLYVGKPLIYEQVVNGKLRSLNCIYGDMVIYPAGLTQKLSWNKNAEIIQLDINPALLTQACQDAPRSHKLELIPQYGIRDNLVQQLLFTLLGELQSGSNNSLYTESLHNTLCLHLLKHYTTFQTEINYSDDPLPPYLHRRLDEYIQANLAENITLADMAQVTSLSISHLTKLFRQTQGISLYQYVIHCRIARAKQLLKHQQLTIAEIATQVGFADQSHLTHHFKRHVGVTPKAFRL; encoded by the coding sequence ATGTCAACTAACATCTCAACTCCATCTTTGTTGACTTCTAGCGATCGAGCAAATTGGACGGGAGTATCTTTAGAACATTATCTGTATCCAGCTTACGAAACTCCAGAACATACACTTAACGAGCATCACATTTGTCTTTATGTTGGTAAACCTTTAATTTACGAACAGGTTGTCAATGGCAAGTTGCGATCGCTTAATTGTATTTACGGCGATATGGTAATTTATCCTGCTGGTTTAACCCAAAAACTCAGTTGGAATAAAAACGCAGAAATTATTCAGTTAGATATCAATCCAGCATTACTAACTCAAGCCTGCCAAGATGCACCGCGATCGCACAAGCTCGAACTTATTCCTCAGTATGGCATTAGAGATAATTTAGTTCAACAGTTACTTTTTACTTTGCTGGGAGAATTGCAATCTGGCTCAAACAACAGTTTGTATACCGAGTCACTGCATAATACTCTCTGTCTGCATCTGCTGAAACACTACACTACATTCCAAACCGAGATTAATTACAGCGATGATCCTCTACCACCTTATCTACATCGACGGTTAGATGAATATATTCAGGCAAATTTAGCAGAAAATATTACTCTAGCGGATATGGCTCAAGTAACTAGTTTAAGTATCTCCCACCTGACCAAACTATTTAGGCAAACTCAAGGAATTTCTCTATATCAGTACGTTATTCACTGTCGCATTGCTAGAGCTAAACAATTATTAAAACACCAACAATTAACTATTGCTGAAATTGCTACTCAAGTAGGATTTGCCGATCAAAGTCATCTGACTCATCACTTCAAGCGTCATGTCGGTGTAACCCCCAAAGCTTTTCGACTTTAA
- a CDS encoding cytochrome P450: protein MNTIPTVKSTSGLLRAFRQVNAILRPVEFMERRSQKYGDFYQVTFKNSPPTIMTSNPQAIEEILTASADKFDVGRGNKMLSFLVGDNSLLLLDGKTHKRRRKLLIPPFHGESLHRCSQQIVEITNKASDRLEVNQPFKVRSLTQEITMRVILSVVFGIDSGTRYDRLRELLTNLLDTFNNPLNSSLIFFTWLQQDWGKYSPWGRFLLIKQEIRELIYAEIKDRREAIQRGDATLGANPLGLGGFHPTKRCKPHERYAERYPLGLNQEAIATNKLEYRDILSLLLMATDETGEGMSDEELHDELITLLFAGHETTASALAWLFYWIHYLPEVKEKLQQELDSLGDNTDYQAIANLPYLNAVICETLRIYPIAAGTFARVLTQPMSIMDCDFQTNTWFLISIYNLHHQEALYPNANQFNPERFLTKSYSNYEYLPFGGGNRRCIGSALALLEMKLVTATILSRCQLELTNKRQMLPVRRGLTLAPPASFKMTLAAKKVAKSLELV, encoded by the coding sequence ATGAATACTATCCCTACAGTAAAAAGCACTTCTGGTTTGCTGAGAGCCTTTCGTCAAGTAAATGCAATTTTGCGTCCTGTGGAATTTATGGAACGGCGCAGCCAAAAATACGGTGATTTTTATCAGGTAACGTTTAAAAATTCGCCACCAACTATTATGACCTCTAATCCTCAAGCGATCGAGGAAATTTTAACCGCTTCTGCCGATAAGTTTGATGTCGGTCGTGGTAATAAAATGCTGAGTTTTTTGGTGGGAGATAATTCTTTACTGTTGTTGGATGGTAAAACCCATAAGCGTCGCCGAAAGTTATTGATCCCACCATTTCACGGTGAATCATTACACCGATGTAGCCAGCAAATAGTTGAAATAACTAATAAAGCAAGCGATCGCCTAGAGGTTAATCAACCATTTAAAGTCCGTTCTTTAACCCAAGAAATTACGATGCGAGTAATTCTAAGCGTGGTGTTTGGCATTGATTCGGGGACGCGATACGACCGCCTGAGAGAATTATTAACCAACCTACTAGATACATTTAATAACCCATTAAATTCCAGTCTCATATTTTTTACTTGGTTACAACAAGACTGGGGTAAATATAGTCCTTGGGGTCGTTTTCTACTGATTAAACAAGAAATTAGAGAGTTAATCTATGCCGAAATAAAAGATAGACGAGAAGCGATTCAGCGCGGTGACGCGACGTTAGGAGCTAATCCTTTAGGACTTGGGGGTTTCCACCCAACTAAGCGGTGCAAGCCCCATGAGCGATATGCGGAGCGGTATCCTTTAGGACTGAATCAAGAAGCGATCGCTACTAATAAATTAGAGTACCGTGATATCTTAAGTTTATTGCTGATGGCAACAGATGAAACGGGCGAAGGAATGAGCGATGAAGAACTCCACGATGAGCTTATTACCCTGTTGTTTGCTGGACATGAAACTACCGCCTCAGCTTTGGCTTGGCTGTTTTACTGGATTCATTATCTACCCGAAGTCAAAGAAAAGCTACAGCAAGAGTTAGATTCATTAGGAGACAATACTGATTATCAAGCGATCGCCAATCTACCCTATTTAAATGCAGTTATTTGTGAAACCCTACGTATTTATCCCATCGCTGCGGGAACTTTTGCTCGCGTTTTGACTCAACCCATGTCAATTATGGATTGTGATTTTCAGACCAATACTTGGTTTCTGATCTCAATTTATAATTTACATCATCAGGAAGCTTTATATCCCAATGCCAATCAATTTAATCCCGAAAGATTTTTAACCAAAAGTTATTCTAATTATGAATATCTGCCTTTTGGTGGTGGCAATCGTCGCTGTATTGGTTCAGCACTAGCATTACTAGAAATGAAATTAGTCACCGCAACTATATTATCTCGCTGTCAACTAGAACTAACGAATAAACGTCAAATGTTACCCGTACGTCGTGGTTTGACTCTCGCGCCACCAGCTTCTTTTAAAATGACTCTTGCAGCCAAGAAAGTTGCAAAGAGTTTAGAACTTGTCTGA
- a CDS encoding DUF3291 domain-containing protein, with protein sequence MTDKASSLQNNYHLAPINIAKMKAPLNDPIMAEFANALDEKAKLELSNLMALLTKFLRA encoded by the coding sequence ATGACCGACAAAGCAAGTTCGTTACAAAATAATTATCATCTTGCTCCAATAAACATTGCCAAAATGAAAGCTCCTTTAAACGATCCAATTATGGCTGAATTTGCCAATGCACTAGACGAAAAAGCCAAACTAGAGTTATCGAACTTGATGGCACTGTTAACAAAGTTTTTACGAGCTTAA
- a CDS encoding SDR family oxidoreductase, whose translation MRILVTGGAGFIGSHLIDRLMKQGHDVICLDNFFTGHKRNIRHWLDNPYFELIRHDITEPIRLEVDQIYHLACPASPVHYQYNPVKTIKTNVMGTLNMLGLAKRVNARFLLASTSEVYGDPDVHPQPEEYRGNVNCIGIRSCYDEGKRVAETLAFDYHRQNNVDIRVMRIFNTYGPRMFENDGRVVSNFIVQALQGTPLTVYGDGSQTRSFCYVADLVEGMMRLMNGEHMGPINIGNPGEYTILQLAETIQKMINPDAQLSYKPLPQDDPKQRQPDITKAKNLLGWEPTINLEEGLKMTIEDFRSRMEAEES comes from the coding sequence ATGAGAATATTAGTAACTGGCGGTGCTGGTTTTATTGGCTCCCATCTCATTGATCGTTTGATGAAGCAAGGTCACGACGTAATCTGTCTAGACAACTTTTTTACAGGTCATAAGCGCAACATTCGTCATTGGCTTGATAATCCCTATTTTGAATTGATTCGCCACGATATTACCGAACCAATTCGTTTAGAAGTCGATCAGATCTATCATCTTGCTTGTCCAGCATCCCCCGTTCACTATCAGTATAATCCCGTAAAAACCATCAAGACTAACGTGATGGGGACTTTAAATATGTTGGGATTAGCCAAACGAGTTAACGCTAGATTTTTGCTGGCTTCCACTTCGGAAGTATACGGAGATCCTGACGTTCATCCTCAGCCTGAAGAATATCGTGGTAATGTAAACTGTATTGGTATTCGTAGCTGCTATGACGAAGGCAAAAGGGTCGCTGAAACCTTAGCTTTCGACTATCATCGACAAAATAATGTTGACATTCGAGTCATGCGTATTTTCAATACCTATGGGCCAAGAATGTTTGAGAATGACGGTCGCGTCGTGAGTAACTTTATTGTTCAAGCTCTCCAAGGTACACCATTAACTGTTTATGGTGATGGTTCCCAGACTCGTAGCTTCTGTTATGTAGCTGATTTAGTCGAAGGAATGATGCGCTTAATGAACGGTGAGCATATGGGGCCTATTAACATCGGTAATCCAGGAGAATATACGATTCTACAGCTGGCGGAGACAATTCAGAAAATGATTAATCCTGATGCGCAGCTATCCTACAAGCCACTTCCTCAAGACGATCCCAAACAAAGACAGCCTGATATTACCAAAGCTAAAAACTTATTAGGCTGGGAACCTACAATCAATCTTGAAGAGGGTCTAAAAATGACTATTGAAGACTTTCGCTCTCGTATGGAAGCAGAAGAGTCATAG
- a CDS encoding UDP-glucose/GDP-mannose dehydrogenase family protein produces the protein MRVCVIGTGYVGLVTGVCLSHIGHDVICVDNNEEKVKLMQSGQSPIYEPGLSELMKSSAESGKLTFTTDLSKGVAHGEILYIAVGTPPLPTGESDTRYVEAVARGIGTHLKDEYKVIVNKSTVPIGSGDWVRMIILDGHKESGSTVETSFDVISNPEFLREGSAVYDTFNPDRIVLGGNSDKAISMMQDLYQPLVSRKFAEDQSLPEVPVVVTDLSSAEMIKYAANSFLATKISFINEVANICDRVGADVTQVARGIGLDSRIGGKFLSAGLGWGGSCFPKDVSALVHTANDYNYESELLKAAINVNQRQRLLVLEKLQNELKILKGKTIGLLGLTFKPDTDDMRDAPALDLIEQLNRLGARVKAYDPIVSQSGLSHGLSNVIIETNAEMLADSCDALVLVTDWKEFLKLDLQKIAKLMNHSLIIDGRNFLNREAVQAAGIRYIGMGR, from the coding sequence ATGCGTGTTTGCGTCATTGGCACTGGATATGTTGGTTTAGTTACGGGTGTTTGCTTGTCTCATATCGGACACGATGTGATTTGTGTTGATAACAACGAAGAAAAAGTTAAGCTAATGCAGTCGGGACAGTCTCCCATTTATGAGCCTGGTTTATCTGAACTAATGAAGTCTTCTGCTGAATCGGGAAAATTAACTTTTACTACTGATTTGTCTAAAGGCGTCGCTCACGGAGAAATTTTGTATATTGCAGTCGGAACTCCTCCCTTACCCACAGGCGAAAGTGATACTCGTTACGTTGAAGCAGTGGCTCGCGGGATTGGAACTCACCTAAAGGATGAATATAAAGTAATTGTCAATAAATCTACTGTACCCATTGGTTCTGGTGATTGGGTGAGAATGATTATATTAGATGGTCACAAAGAGTCTGGTAGCACGGTGGAAACCAGCTTCGATGTCATCAGTAATCCTGAGTTTTTGCGTGAAGGTTCGGCAGTATACGATACTTTCAATCCCGATCGCATTGTTTTAGGTGGGAACAGCGATAAAGCTATTTCCATGATGCAGGATTTATACCAGCCTTTAGTCAGTAGAAAATTTGCCGAAGACCAATCTTTGCCTGAAGTACCAGTAGTAGTGACAGATCTTAGTTCAGCAGAAATGATTAAATATGCTGCCAACTCTTTTCTGGCAACTAAAATCAGCTTTATCAACGAAGTCGCTAATATTTGCGATCGCGTAGGTGCTGACGTAACTCAAGTAGCTAGAGGAATTGGCTTAGATTCGCGGATTGGTGGCAAGTTTCTTAGTGCTGGTCTTGGCTGGGGTGGATCTTGTTTCCCCAAAGATGTCTCGGCGTTGGTACACACTGCCAATGACTACAATTACGAATCTGAGTTACTAAAAGCTGCCATTAACGTTAACCAACGTCAGCGTTTATTGGTTCTAGAAAAATTACAAAATGAGTTGAAGATTCTCAAAGGTAAAACCATTGGTCTATTAGGCTTGACCTTTAAACCTGATACTGATGATATGAGAGATGCCCCAGCCTTGGATTTGATTGAACAACTAAATCGTTTAGGAGCGAGAGTCAAAGCCTACGATCCTATTGTCTCTCAATCTGGTTTGAGTCATGGTCTTTCTAATGTAATTATTGAAACTAACGCTGAAATGCTGGCAGATAGCTGTGATGCTCTAGTTTTAGTGACTGATTGGAAAGAGTTCCTCAAGCTAGACTTGCAAAAAATTGCTAAGTTAATGAACCATTCTTTAATCATTGACGGGCGTAATTTCTTAAACCGTGAAGCAGTTCAGGCTGCTGGCATCCGCTATATTGGCATGGGTCGTTAA
- a CDS encoding phytanoyl-CoA dioxygenase family protein: MIQQLQNFLSPSFNSSNSSLKNTVSTEMAAMTDEIIDGQGYVMLPDLITPKEAATARQLVLELAEQERKEDKLVVQEKKERLYGLIYQADIFAQMAQNESLLSIVDAIIGEDAILGGFSAHILHPGAKSMGIHVDYPYWAMPAPFPKYPVLELQVIWLMEDFTHNNGAPFFAAGTQNLATQPNKWQFKRIAKRMTGKAGSAIISHGLCWHDTSDNNSDRPRVSLLGNYTPQYIHPLENNLFNYQPEAIENAPARLKKLLRHNLMPKSNPVHGMKFLK; the protein is encoded by the coding sequence ATGATTCAACAACTACAAAATTTTCTCTCACCCTCATTTAATTCGTCTAATTCGTCTTTGAAAAATACCGTGTCAACAGAGATGGCTGCCATGACGGACGAAATTATTGATGGTCAAGGCTATGTCATGCTGCCCGATTTGATCACTCCCAAAGAAGCAGCAACAGCCAGACAACTAGTTCTGGAATTAGCCGAACAAGAAAGAAAAGAAGACAAATTAGTTGTTCAGGAAAAAAAAGAGCGTCTCTATGGCTTGATCTATCAGGCAGATATCTTTGCTCAGATGGCGCAAAATGAGTCTTTACTCTCAATTGTTGACGCAATTATTGGTGAAGATGCCATCTTGGGTGGTTTCTCCGCTCATATTCTGCACCCAGGGGCAAAAAGTATGGGTATCCATGTCGATTATCCCTATTGGGCAATGCCTGCACCTTTTCCTAAATATCCTGTCTTAGAACTTCAGGTAATTTGGCTCATGGAAGATTTTACGCATAACAATGGCGCACCTTTCTTCGCTGCGGGAACTCAGAATTTAGCTACTCAGCCCAATAAGTGGCAGTTTAAAAGAATTGCTAAGAGAATGACAGGGAAAGCAGGATCGGCAATTATCTCTCATGGACTATGTTGGCATGATACTTCCGATAATAATAGCGATCGCCCTAGGGTATCTTTGCTGGGAAACTATACACCACAGTATATTCATCCTCTAGAGAATAATTTATTTAATTATCAACCAGAAGCGATCGAGAATGCCCCTGCGAGGTTAAAAAAACTACTGAGACATAATTTGATGCCCAAATCTAACCCAGTTCATGGCATGAAGTTTCTTAAGTAA
- a CDS encoding aminopeptidase P N-terminal domain-containing protein: MGIEQQEYRQRQRELMSKIGGGTAIFRSAPLATMHNDVEYTYRQESSFYYLTGFNEPEAVAIFAPHHEEHQYILFVQPKDPEQETWTGYRCGVEAAKEIYGADEAYPIAELNEKLPQYLINSDRIYYHLGNDEKFNQTIIAHWQRLMQGYQKRGTAPLALEDTRPLTFAMRLVKSPGEIALMRQAAKISAMAHNRAREFAQPGVYEYQVQAEIEHVFRKEGAIGIAYPSIVASGANACILHYIENNRQMQDRELLLVDAGCSYGYYNGDITRTFPVGGKFTPEQKALYEIVLEAQLKAIEEVQPGKPYNEFHDLAVCVIVQGLLDLGLLQGDLTEIIQSEKYKPFYMHRTGHWLGLDVHDVGVYKHDAETWQNLTPGHIVTVEPGIYISPNIKPAEGQPEIPDRWKGIGIRIEDDLLVTADGHEVLTSDVPKSIADMEN, from the coding sequence ATGGGGATTGAGCAGCAAGAGTATCGCCAACGTCAAAGGGAGTTAATGTCGAAGATTGGTGGAGGAACAGCAATTTTTCGTAGTGCGCCTCTGGCAACGATGCACAATGATGTTGAATATACTTACCGTCAGGAAAGCAGTTTTTACTATTTAACAGGTTTTAATGAACCTGAAGCAGTGGCGATCTTCGCACCTCATCATGAGGAACATCAGTATATTTTGTTTGTACAGCCTAAAGATCCAGAGCAAGAAACCTGGACGGGATATCGCTGTGGCGTGGAAGCAGCCAAGGAAATTTATGGTGCAGATGAGGCTTATCCGATTGCTGAGTTGAATGAAAAACTGCCGCAGTATTTAATTAATAGCGATCGCATTTACTATCATTTAGGCAACGACGAGAAATTTAACCAGACAATCATTGCACATTGGCAAAGATTAATGCAGGGTTATCAAAAACGAGGTACAGCACCTCTGGCATTAGAAGATACTCGCCCATTAACTTTTGCCATGCGGTTGGTCAAAAGCCCTGGAGAAATTGCCCTGATGCGTCAGGCAGCTAAGATCTCGGCAATGGCACATAATCGCGCTCGTGAATTTGCTCAACCTGGAGTCTATGAATATCAGGTGCAGGCAGAAATAGAGCATGTTTTTCGCAAGGAGGGGGCGATTGGGATTGCTTACCCATCTATAGTGGCATCAGGGGCTAATGCTTGTATTCTGCACTATATTGAAAACAATCGCCAGATGCAGGATCGCGAGCTATTGCTAGTTGATGCGGGCTGTTCCTACGGTTACTACAATGGCGATATTACCCGCACTTTTCCTGTGGGTGGCAAGTTTACTCCAGAACAAAAAGCTTTATATGAAATTGTCTTAGAAGCACAGCTAAAAGCGATCGAGGAAGTACAGCCAGGGAAGCCTTACAACGAATTTCACGATCTCGCTGTCTGTGTAATTGTCCAGGGTTTATTAGATTTGGGATTACTCCAGGGTGATTTAACCGAAATTATCCAGTCAGAGAAATACAAGCCTTTCTATATGCACCGTACAGGACATTGGCTTGGTTTAGATGTGCATGATGTCGGAGTTTATAAGCATGATGCCGAAACTTGGCAGAATTTAACCCCAGGACACATTGTTACGGTTGAACCAGGAATTTATATCTCCCCCAATATTAAACCTGCGGAAGGACAACCAGAAATTCCTGACAGATGGAAAGGAATTGGCATTCGGATTGAAGATGATCTGTTGGTAACAGCCGACGGACACGAAGTTCTAACCTCCGATGTACCTAAATCCATTGCAGACATGGAAAACTAA
- a CDS encoding protein tyrosine phosphatase family protein translates to METIRDYYQINNHLATSGQPTPQEFASIAQAGDQAIINLATSGSTNALANEGIIVTDLEIVYVQIPVIWDNPKLEDVKIFFKIMQSFDGQKVSVHCAKNMRVSCFIYFWQKYILRLPEEQASYPMNQIWQPTGVWQTLIEQAETQLL, encoded by the coding sequence ATTGAGACTATTCGAGACTACTATCAAATCAATAATCATCTGGCGACTTCAGGACAACCAACTCCCCAAGAATTTGCATCTATTGCCCAAGCTGGAGATCAAGCCATAATTAATTTAGCTACCTCTGGTTCAACCAATGCTTTAGCCAACGAAGGAATCATCGTTACCGATCTAGAAATAGTTTACGTGCAGATTCCCGTAATTTGGGACAACCCCAAACTCGAAGATGTAAAAATCTTTTTTAAGATCATGCAGTCTTTCGACGGTCAAAAAGTTTCGGTACACTGTGCTAAAAACATGCGAGTGTCTTGCTTTATCTACTTTTGGCAGAAATACATTTTGCGCTTACCAGAAGAACAAGCCAGCTATCCCATGAATCAAATCTGGCAACCTACAGGAGTCTGGCAAACACTAATCGAACAAGCAGAAACACAACTTTTGTAG
- a CDS encoding prohibitin family protein, protein MNTQSPNSWQPLLGGIVAALLVLIAFNSFVILNPGQAGVLSILGKAQDGVLLEGIHLRPPLVSNVDVYDLTVQKFEVPAESSTKDLQDLKASFAINFRLDPVQVVEIRRTQGTLQNIVSKIIAPQTQESFKIAAARRTVEEAITKRDELKEDFDNALSDRLDKYGILILDTSVVDLSFSPEFARAVEEKQIAEQKSQRAVYVAREAEQEAQADINRAKGKAEAQRLLAETLRAQGGQLVLQKEAIEAWREGGAQMPRVLVTSGESKGGVPFLFNLGDVQ, encoded by the coding sequence TTGAATACTCAGTCACCTAATAGTTGGCAGCCATTACTAGGTGGTATTGTCGCCGCCTTGCTGGTTTTGATTGCTTTTAATTCATTTGTAATTCTTAATCCTGGTCAGGCTGGGGTTTTGAGCATTTTGGGTAAGGCACAAGACGGCGTGTTATTGGAAGGAATTCATCTTCGTCCCCCTTTAGTTTCTAACGTTGATGTTTACGATCTGACGGTTCAAAAATTTGAAGTACCCGCAGAAAGTTCCACCAAAGATTTACAAGATCTCAAGGCCAGTTTTGCCATTAACTTTCGCCTAGATCCTGTGCAGGTAGTTGAGATTCGTCGTACACAAGGAACACTACAAAATATCGTGTCTAAAATTATCGCACCGCAAACTCAAGAATCTTTTAAAATCGCTGCTGCTAGGAGAACTGTTGAAGAAGCAATTACTAAACGAGATGAACTAAAAGAAGACTTTGATAATGCCTTGAGCGATCGCCTGGATAAATATGGTATTTTGATTCTGGATACTAGTGTCGTCGATCTTAGTTTCTCCCCTGAATTTGCCAGAGCAGTTGAAGAAAAGCAAATTGCCGAACAGAAGTCTCAAAGAGCCGTATACGTAGCCAGAGAAGCCGAACAAGAGGCTCAGGCAGATATTAACCGCGCCAAGGGTAAAGCCGAAGCTCAAAGACTGTTAGCCGAGACTTTACGAGCGCAAGGTGGACAATTAGTATTACAAAAAGAAGCGATCGAAGCTTGGCGAGAAGGTGGCGCACAAATGCCTAGAGTTTTAGTTACCAGTGGTGAATCTAAAGGAGGTGTTCCTTTCTTGTTTAATTTAGGCGATGTTCAGTAG